Part of the Rhinolophus sinicus isolate RSC01 linkage group LG14, ASM3656204v1, whole genome shotgun sequence genome is shown below.
ttttattttattgaagagcatagttttattttattttattttaaattagagcattttttttttattagtttcaggtgcacaagacaaagcaaaacttagacgtttatcatttatatccctcacactgtgtggacgcccctacccccatccactatccctctgtacgttccccaaattaattttcaaaaccctgtggccatcttgtggttaccgactatttttcaaaacctctcaccttccccttatccacacccccccgcccctctagcaaccctcagtttttcctccatgtttccaaaactgtctctgattagttcattcacttattcttttctttagattccgcatataagtaagatcatatggtatttgtctttctctgtctgacttatttcacttaacataatgttctctaggtccatccatgttgttgcaaatggtaagatttctttcttctttatggctggaGTACTTTGAATGCTATAGTTCTATATGTGGCCTTGTGCGTAACTGACTGATGAATATAGACTATAAATCCCAGAGGCCAGAACCTCTTCTGATTTTGTTCCTTATATATCCAATGTCTGGAACATGTcaggcattcaacaaatacttgttgaataaatgagtaaattaatataaaataagtgtgctatttaaaaatatataaataccattTCCAAGAAGATTAACTACCCACCTTGAACGTTGCAAATGGAGTTGACCTGAGTGACAGAATCCAGTTCATCAAGCGTCACAGGGCCAGGTAGCTCACAGGAGTGAGCACCAGAGGTCACATCCAGAATGGGCTTTGGAAGCAGGACAGTTCGTTCAACACAAACAATCTGACCTGCCAACAGAGATACTTCAGATTATTGAAGCACTGAAGACAAAAGCAAGTTCTCCTGCCAGTAAACAGTATCCTTTGCCAGCCTCCTATGAGTCATGTGGGCAAAGGGGCATAGCTGTAGGGTCCATCTGTTGTGTGCAGAGACACACCCACTGTGTAGAAAGGAAGCCCCAAAGCCGCCAATGTGCTGAGCTGAAAAAAACTCATACATGCAAGATAAAAATTCAATTCAGAAAGGTGACTCTTGTGGTATacaaattatgcctcaataaaataaaacacataaacacacacacacacacacacacacacacacacacacacacacacacacagagttgagGCAGGATCCTAGTTTGATTCCTGGAAAAAAAGGACTGACTTATCTAAGTGTATATGTTTACaatttgtagctttttttttcttttaaaaagtgatgtttCAGGCAATGGCTTTAAGTTGTTTCTGTACCTTTGTGTTACCAAAAGACAGCCCTTGAGTAACTAATGAAATCTCTCACAGGGTGTGTCAACACTTTAAGGGGTTCTAGTTCTGTCCAGGTGGCCATGACAAGTTAGTGAAAGCCTGAGGCTGGTACCATGGGCTATTCCACTCCATATGCCAGTCTGCAGTGGGCTTAGAGAAGGGGCCAGCAGTTTCAGAGCAAGACAGAGCTATCTAGAAGCCACAATGCCATTTTTATGGCATCTATCAGCTGCCACTGGATCAAAGCTGTCAAGAAGAAAGTATACCACTGTGTCGGAGAGCATCTCTGAAGAAGAAGCTGTGAACGGCAGCCTCGGCTAGTACATCCAACACTTCTTGGCCCAGCACACATGAGGAGGTCACACAGACCGGCACAGTTTTCGGGAGGCCAGAGTTATTTTCATCTTGCATTTGTAGGGTGACGTCAGTCACTGTCAGCCAAATCTGCCTTCGCTCCAGAAGAAGCAAACTGTTTAGCTACACAACACAGTCAAGACTATTAACTTAATAGTTATTCCTAtagccaaaattattttttaaaagcaataatctTATATGACTATTATTAATAGTAACATTATTAGATaccatttcaacaaatattttaaaacatacaatagaCTTTGCACGTCTTGGTCACTAGGTCCCACTTACGTGGCTGTGCCCTGTGAGCTCCAACCTTGCATCTGTTTAAAGGGCTCTTTTGCTGCGATACAATCTGACCTCCCCTGGCACTACTGTACATGTCCTCTAACCTACTCAAGACGAATTCATTGTTCTTTGCCTCCTGGTCCCATGTTTGTAAACCTACAATACTAATTACCAAATTGTTTTATACAAggccaattaagttcacgaacttgttgcaacaatgttgctaaccttcttttggtatcagagggattattcattatgaatttgtaccaactggacaaacagttaaccaagtttactatatgcaagtgctgaaaaggctgcgtgaaaaagttagatgacttgaaattttcgccaacaattcatggctcttgcatcatgacaatgcaccagctcacacggcactgtctgtgagggagtttttagccagtaaacaaataactgtattggaacacgctccctactcacctcatctgacccccaatgacttctttctttacctgaagataaaggaaatattgaaaggaagatattttttcgacattcaggacatcaagggtaatacgacaacagctctcatggccattacagaaaaagagttccaaaactgctctgaagggtggactaggcgctggcattggtgcagaGCTTGCCAAGgaaagtacttcgaaggtgaccatagagatattcagcaatgaggtatggagcactttttacTACaataagtttgagaacttaattgtctgacttcgtatttagtacatacacattttttttctctcctgctaGATGTAAATTTCCTAAGGGCTAGGAATTGTTATAAACTGAATGTTTATAAGTGttccctcccccaaattcatatgttgaagtcctaacctgcAATGTAATGGTAAtgggaggtgggacctttggaaGATAATTAACCAACTTGAATCTGGGaaaatttgagcatcaaaataaacagTAACAAATTATAACTCACTGAATAAAAACTGAATCCACTCgtccatattgatataaataagtgaatacatAGATAaatcagggaaaggaaaagatcCTAGTTATAAAAGATCCAAATGCCAACTACTTAATGTAAAAGGAATTAGGAAGTTACCATTTGGCCACTATCAGAGTAAtaattcaggcaagaatcatATGAATGTTAAAAACGAGTACGTAAAAGTTTGATAATAGGATATTTATATAGTCTCAATGAACcttccaaaaaatatttgttagttattaattaataattatgaaatactaTTAGTTAACTTTAGAGCAGAGAAACCTGAAAAATACCATCTTCATCAATTGATAAAATATCACAGCACTGGGATAAATCAACTCTGTGCCTCCTGATATGAACATAGTATTTTTATGTGTTGTTCCTGTTGAAAACACATAACCTGAACCTATTCATGATATAACATCAGGCAAATCTAAATGGAGGGACACTCAATTAGATAACTCATCTGtccttcaaaaatgtcaaggtcataaaagataagtaaagatgaagaaatgttCCATTTGAAGGAGAtgaaagagacatgacaactaagtgTAATATATGATCCTGCATTGGACTGTAGAGTTATAAAGGATTTTTTGGGAACAAGTGgcaaaatcacattttaaaaaatggtagatAGAAAGGGCAAAGTTTTACGAGTATTTCCACAAGATTATCTGAAGTAGAGAGTTCTTCTGAAGTCTAAAGGTTTTAGATATTCTTTATAAATACCCTGGAATTAACTACTGTcccttttttaatctctttatgaAACCAAAATGGtctaatttcctttgaaattaaCTATCAAATTATCTTTACCATTGGGTTATGAACAAAGTCAGTGACAATAATATCCCCtgtaaaaagacacaaataaccaATTAATTCAAAGCAGTACTATCAATCTTactgttaaaattttattaaaagcagATGTCTTCTACAGAAAAATACCCAATTAATTTCTGACAAAGTtgcaaaaacaattcaatggaggaagaatAGCCtatcaacaaatagtgctggaacaaGTGGACatgcactggaaaaaaaaatggaccttGACCTAAACCACACGccttacacaaaaatcaacttgaaaTGCATCATGGGTTCAACATAAAATTCTAAATCTTGtagaaaagaacataaaagatAAACTTTGAACCTAGAACTGACTTGACTTGGCTCCGTAAGAGGAAAAGTTGATAAATTTGaccacacaaaaattaaaaacgttTGCTCTGTAAAAACCTGTTGAaaggataaaaagacaaattacagaccctgatatatatttataaattatgtatctGACAAAGGCtttttatatagaatatataaagaactttaaaaattcaacagtaaaCAAACGATCCAGTCAGAAAATGggtaagacacacacagacatttcactaaagaggatatacagatggctaacaaacacctgaaaagatgttcaacattattcaTTCTCTAGATGAATCTGTAGAGAATTATGTTAAACGAAAAAAGCTAATCTCAGAAGAAGCTGTTATGTGTTGAACTGTGACCTTCCAAAAAGATCTATTGAAGCATTAACTCCCGTACCTCAGaatattaccttatttggaaataggatctttacAAATTTAACCAGTTAAGACATCATTACagtgggccctaatctaatatgactgatgtccttataaaaaggggaaatttgaacatGGAGGGAAGACCATATCATATGATCACACATAGGGTGAAGATGGCTATGTGGTTGGAGTGATGTATCTAAAAGCCAAGGAAGGCCAAGATTGCCAGTAAACACCACAaggtggaagaggaaagaaagagaaatcccCTAGAGCTGTCAGAGGAAGTATGgtcttgctgacaccttgatttcagacttctagtctccagaagagtgagacaataaatgttgtgtttttttaaaatttattgggtgacattgtttagtaaaattatataagtttcaagtgtacatttcgataatacatcacctatatattgcattgtgtggtcaccacccagagtcagttctcttccatcaccacatatttgaccccgtttaccctcttctaccaccaccctcccctcttaccctctggtaaccactaaactgttgtctgtgtctatgagtttttgtttgtttgtcttgctcgtttgttgttttcagttttatatctcacatatgagtgaagtcataagCCATCTCATTTTTGGTGCTTTGCACAGCAGGCCTAATAAACTAATACTGCATAGTTCTATTTATGTAACCATCggaaataaacataattataatgaGAACAGATTAGTAATTGCTAGGGGTCAGGAATGGGGAAAGGGATGGGTGTGGCGATAAGGGGAACATGAGGGAATCTGTGGTATGGTCAAGTATACTGATTGTGGTGGAGGTTATACAAGGCTACACATGTGACAAAATTGCATAAAGGTACATATACCTGTAGACACCCACACACGTGCATGTATGTATGACTGCTGAGATCTGACACAGCTCCATAGATTGTGctgtttcttggttttgatattGCACTATGGTTACGGTGGGTATGGGATATTGGGTGCATATTACCAGGGGtgccaataaaaaaatgtatacaagtggacactttggtcaacattgatgaagcagtagttcactgtaatcagaagtgtctggatgctgatggtaaccactttgagcacctcttataattgcagaagtcaaatgtgacttgtatattcatcttttgtttttggtatatattgagtattataattttaatacagttttcctttcttaaaatgtgtatacagttttttggcaccctctgtgtatttctttccaatttgctgtgaatctataattactGTGAATCTAAGAATTttgaataatcaaaataaaagttaaatacaaaaacatatcTTTTACTTTCATGACTTAGTCATTAGTATAAAGGAAAGACAACTGAATCTTTTTTGGTAACTCAGGTTCTTTCAGTTACTCTTCAGTAAATAGGGTTCAGTTACTATTCTAAAAGTCAACTGTCAGTATAGAATGTGTAGGCTTAACCATATAGTGAAACCAGGACTTAGCCTATTTCAATTCCCTCCCTGAGGAAGTTGGTTTTTGGTGATTCTCTTTCCCACAAAAGCAGAATACAGGAGGTATAAAGAATTTTAGTGAATCGAGGAATCTGTTTGGTTGGGTTCTGAGTCCTTGACTGTTTCTAAGTGTCACTAATCCCTTGGCACACACACGCACTGACAGCTATGTTTGCAGGCAGGCTGTACCTGAGCTGATGGGAGCCTATTTTTTGGCAGAAAACTTGGGACAGGAGAGACCCATGTTCTCAGCCCCAAGGCAGCGCTCCTTCACCAAGTACGGCTGATGGCCTGCAGTTTGTCTCTTCTGCCTTAGGGTTCCCCTCCATTGGTGTGGGAAGCTGAAATCTGGCTATGGTATGAGCATTTGACACCCACTTTCTTTACTCTCCGCCTCTGGTCTCAACTGCAAAGCTGTGGGCATATTAGGCTCTGTGGGCAGGAGCATATGGCATAGTAGCCATGAGATTGCTGTTCATGACCCTGAGGACAGCATTTTATCTGTAGGGTAAATGGCACCTGCACAGTGAACCACTACTTGATGTCACATCCCCACAACCTGGAATGCACTTCAGAATAACAGTTATGTACCAGGTGCTAGGTGTGTCTTAACACACTGAGCGCCCTGCAGATGATGGGCAGCCTTCAGTTTGCCTCAGACTTGGGAAGTAAGAGACACATCAGGTGCCTAGATCTTGTCCTTACTGGGGGCCTGTCCCCTACCTGTTGAGCCAGATGCTGGGATGGCTCACAAGGACCACTGTTGACTGAGTAATGTTAACCACTTTGTTATTCCTTAGGAGAGGCATGAATTTGCTGTTAAATGACCAAAAGGtgaacagaggaaaggaaaacaaggacTGAACAAATGGGATGTTCTATATACCTCTCAGGTGACTGAGACATGGATGTTACTCTCTAAGATAATGTCCAGCAGAGGCTTCTTGCAGAGCTTACATCATATGTTGAACTTGCCAATAACATCTCTTGCCCTTGTCCACTTTTAGCTGATCTATTGAGAGGCAAGGAAGCAAACAACAAGCTCCTCTAGCCCATGGCCTCACAGGAACCACAGGGTTTCCTTCAACTGTTGAAGGATCCCAGAACTGTTGAAGAGTTAGTTCTGAGAAGTGGCTGAGCTCAATCCTGAGGTTCCTACATTTACCCCACAAATGAGGCTTcagcttctctttcctttctacaTAACCTGCATATGTGTCAGACAGGAACTAGCATTACTGAACTGAGAATCTTTTGGGACAAAGTTACGCTTGGGTTGTTCTATACCCTAGTAGTTAACACAGTGGCTGGCAGTCCACACTTGCTCAAGGAATGGATTTATTACCTCTTTAGCACAAAGCAGGCATAACTGgatattaaaaatgcttttctaatGTGGTACTCCATTAATTTCTAAGAGGGATGAtcctttaataaattttataacatCTTATTTATTATGACATCTTTAACGagtgagcaagagagagagagacagagacagagagagacagagagagagagagagagagagagagagagagagagagagagagagagagagattacctGTGGTCTTTGATAAATCACTCTGGCATAGAAACTGCAACGGATACCAATATCATCAGTCTGGAAAGGTATTGAAAAAGATTGATAACATCACACAAAGtatacaaatacagaaaaatggaaggcCTTGTTAGAAACAAAGATGTTACCTGGAGAATTTCTCTTAAGAAGCGGGGAATTGGAGGCTGATAAAGCTTAGAAATGGGGTCTTCTTCAATTATGTTAATTTGTCCCAGATTTGGATGAGCAGTAAGGATGTAACAGAATCCAGGAGGAGGCAGTTGAGTTTTTACctatttgaaatgaaagaaaaggtagAAAGTGAATGTAGTGTTAAAaaactcaaatataaaatatattctttaatataTGTGTAGGTGTGTACTATCTGTGGAAATCTTATAAGAAATATTGGTGTAAGAAATAGATTATGTTGTTTATCTCTGGGACCAAGTATAAAAGcttgtatttttaagtttattaccaattcaagatttcattctagaaatttattcttcAGAGCACACTGAAAGTACCATTTAGAAACTTCCTCTTACATAATCTTGAAATAGGCATTTTTGACAACAATTTTGCTGATCTAGCCTAGCAGTCCTAGTCTTATTCAGCATTCTGCTAAGAAGTCAGCTACTACACAAACAAGACAACTCCCAGTTTTCAGCTTTGGGAACTATGGCCCAAAGCAGCACTGGCCAGCCTAGTGGACAAGGCTCCAGATGGAGAATAGGGGACGTATTTTAACCAGTTAATTTTGCTACTTGTGAGCAACTACCATAAATAAGTTGATGaggtaggaaaatgaaaatttctggCTGCACTGGTAGCTGTACAAATATCCATGGATTTTATGTATTAGGTTATGTGAGTTTCTGCTCTAACTGGTAACTGAGTGTTGATTCTACTAGTGACTGAAAGGTGGTGGGGAAAACATCTTGATCAATATGAGACTAAGACACTAACTAGTGACCCTGGAGATTGTAGTTTAAAAACACCATCATAAATTAACCTCAAGAAGAACACACTGTAGCACATCAGGTAAAGCAACCAGAGCTTAGGCTCTGGAATGAGATGAGCGGGTCTGTGTCATGCAGgccggcctgcggggtctctggtcctgctccccagataggaacgcaggacatggtgaggccaaaaatgaacacccacggagccatagataaggggttcataccactacattcttgctagcagctgggttggagacataggaagcagaagccacatgatccgcaacctgccgtccgcttctctgccaaccaaccaaccccttgctaactgcactctgcCATCCTAACAGCAATACGTGCtcgctagctcagccaccatcttcttgccagcccccatttcctgctagcatagccacagcaaaTATATtcatggccaatggctcactggttacagctgacggccaactagccacagctgatggccatccaatcacagttgatggccctttactacctgagccagcacctttccatgtgaggctgagagcctggaaactgcactcctggctctgtccccacagtctgaATCCCTGTCTTGGCTCATATTTACTGCACCTGGGTTTCTTGGGGATGTGGATTGTGTAGGTGGTGTTTGTCTTGGCGCCTGGCACAGACCAGGTGTCAACCAGGGGGGAGCTCTTCAGATGCTGGGCTTACCTCTTCACAGGCCTCGCTGCAGCCAGGTGCTTTCAGAGGCATCACTGGAGGCCACATGGTATCAATCAAACTGAAAAGCCCTGCCTCcctggagaaagaaaagatgctATCAAGAGTATTCAGCATCAAACATCACTTATTAAGCACCTGTCAATGAGCTGGTCATATATAGATCTACTTAACAGACAACATCCCTAATGCCAAGGAGTCACCATTCAGGATAAGTGGCAATTCAGATGGAAAAGacagaggcacacacacaaacagaccTTTGAACCTAACTCTACAAGAACAGGAAGGAGATTGTTCATTCAATTATAatacatatgtacaatgaaatattatacagccattaaaatggttatatagaaaatatttcaggatGGAAAGATGcttactcatgaaagaggacttccagaactacttcagaaagtggcaagaatgatgggataagtgttgaaacgagggggagtattctgagggggattaatggcaatgtgtcttttactgtaatacatttttaaaaaatttaaatatttactgtattatttgatcacaccttgtacatgtGTGTTCAAAATCACCCTAGAAAAGCAAGAAATCCTCTTTTCTAGGAAGGTATTAACTCTTGAAAATCCAGGTATAAGCATAATAATACTTGCTAATGATTAGTTCATACTTTTTTATGGGTCAAAGACTGTTTTacgcattttacatgtattaaatttTATGATAACCTTATTTGTATAGATAAAAATCACAgcaagttaaatgacttgctcaaggttataCTTTCTAGCAACACAGAGTAGTTTAGACTCAGAGAGATACAAAGGATTTCTTCAGAGGCCTTATATAGGCACCATACACCCTCCACTGCCCACAGACAGCTAGCTCCATTTACTGCAGTGTCACTGCCTTCCTTACAAAACATCCATGCCATGCACacactgtcatgcggggcggcctgcggggtctctggtcccgccccccacacaagaatgcaggacat
Proteins encoded:
- the SPIDR gene encoding DNA repair-scaffolding protein isoform X6 translates to MFSEVHSEGTILKDRELEGKSCSLTGMKILCKATRGREAGLFSLIDTMWPPVMPLKAPGCSEACEEVKTQLPPPGFCYILTAHPNLGQINIIEEDPISKLYQPPIPRFLREILQTDDIGIRCSFYARVIYQRPQLNSLLLLERRQIWLTVTDVTLQMQDENNSGLPKTVPVCVTSSCVLGQEVLDVLAEAAVHSFFFRDALRHSGQIVCVERTVLLPKPILDVTSGAHSCELPGPVTLDELDSVTQVNSICNVQGTVIGVDESTAFSWPTCDLCGNERLEQSPEDRGVFSCGDCSRVVTSPRLRRHLQVFLDCPSRPQCTVRVKLLQNSISSLLRFAACEDASYEVKSVLGNEVGLLTCFVQSITTYPTSCIGLEEIELLSAGRASSDHHQLP